From a region of the Babylonia areolata isolate BAREFJ2019XMU chromosome 21, ASM4173473v1, whole genome shotgun sequence genome:
- the LOC143295815 gene encoding putative RNA/DNA demethylase ALKBH6 isoform X1 has product MDLSNYRIRNAPCTVHYIPDFISTEEEKLLLSKVYQAPRTKWTVLSHRRLQNWGGLPGPKGMVAEDLPQWLLDYSQRIADLGTFEGKVPNHVLVNEYLPGQGIMPHEDGPAFYPTVSTITLGSHALLDFYYHINTLPGQSAQQSTEGQSAQQSTEGQLAQQSTDGDSTQQPTDGESRAEQSTDGDSTPQQPTDGESRAQQSTDGDSSPQQPTDGESRAQHSTNGESTSQQSGQQSSDGDSSLDRRYFLSLLLQPRSLLLVQDDMYKVHLHGIKEVTHDSITDKVANLDLVPEVKVGDVMERKTRVSLTIRYVPKVLKSRLILGKR; this is encoded by the exons GCTCCATGTACAGTACACTACATTCCTGACTTCATcagtacagaggaagaaaaactGCTGCTGTCCAAAGTGTATCAGGCCCCCAGAACCAAGTGGACTGTCTTGTCTCACAGACGTCTGCAGAACTGGG GAGGGTTACCAGGGCCAAAAGGAATGGTGGCTGAAGACTTGCCTCAG TGGTTACTGGACTACAGCCAGAGGATAGCAGACTTAGGGACCTTCGAGGGCAAGGTGCCCAATCATGTGTTGGTCAATGAGTACCTGCCTGGTCAGGGCATCATG CCCCATGAAGACGGGCCGGCCTTCTACCCCACAGTATCCACCATCACCCTGGGCTCTCATGCCCTCCTCGACTTCTACTACCACATCAACACCCTTCCTGGACAGTCAGCACAACAGTCCACAGAGGGACAGTCAGCACAGCAGTCCACAGAGGGACAGTTGGCACAACAGTCCACAGATGGAGATTCCACACAACAGCCAACAGATGGAGAGTCCAGGGCCGAACAGTCCACAGATGGAGATTCCACACCACAACAGCCAACAGATGGAGAGTCCAGGGCCCAACAGTCCACAGATGGAGATTCCTCACCACAACAGCCAACAGATGGAGAGTCCAGGGCCCAACATTCTACAAATGGAGAATCCACATCACAACAGTCAGGACAACAGTCAAGTGATGGAGACAGTTCGTTGGACAGACGTTACTTCCTGTCCCTTCTTCTCCAGCCCCGCAGTCTGCTGCTGGTGCAGGATGACATGTACAAAGTTCACCTGCATGGCATTAAGGAGGTCACACATGACAGCATCACGGACAAAGTGGCCAACCTAGACCTTGTGCCAGAGGTTAAAGTTGGAGATGTGATGGAGAGGAAAACACGGGTGTCTTTGACAATTCGTTATGTTCCCAAAGTCCTAAAGTCTCGCTTAATTCTGGGAAAACGCTGA
- the LOC143295815 gene encoding putative RNA/DNA demethylase ALKBH6 isoform X2, whose amino-acid sequence MVAEDLPQWLLDYSQRIADLGTFEGKVPNHVLVNEYLPGQGIMPHEDGPAFYPTVSTITLGSHALLDFYYHINTLPGQSAQQSTEGQSAQQSTEGQLAQQSTDGDSTQQPTDGESRAEQSTDGDSTPQQPTDGESRAQQSTDGDSSPQQPTDGESRAQHSTNGESTSQQSGQQSSDGDSSLDRRYFLSLLLQPRSLLLVQDDMYKVHLHGIKEVTHDSITDKVANLDLVPEVKVGDVMERKTRVSLTIRYVPKVLKSRLILGKR is encoded by the exons ATGGTGGCTGAAGACTTGCCTCAG TGGTTACTGGACTACAGCCAGAGGATAGCAGACTTAGGGACCTTCGAGGGCAAGGTGCCCAATCATGTGTTGGTCAATGAGTACCTGCCTGGTCAGGGCATCATG CCCCATGAAGACGGGCCGGCCTTCTACCCCACAGTATCCACCATCACCCTGGGCTCTCATGCCCTCCTCGACTTCTACTACCACATCAACACCCTTCCTGGACAGTCAGCACAACAGTCCACAGAGGGACAGTCAGCACAGCAGTCCACAGAGGGACAGTTGGCACAACAGTCCACAGATGGAGATTCCACACAACAGCCAACAGATGGAGAGTCCAGGGCCGAACAGTCCACAGATGGAGATTCCACACCACAACAGCCAACAGATGGAGAGTCCAGGGCCCAACAGTCCACAGATGGAGATTCCTCACCACAACAGCCAACAGATGGAGAGTCCAGGGCCCAACATTCTACAAATGGAGAATCCACATCACAACAGTCAGGACAACAGTCAAGTGATGGAGACAGTTCGTTGGACAGACGTTACTTCCTGTCCCTTCTTCTCCAGCCCCGCAGTCTGCTGCTGGTGCAGGATGACATGTACAAAGTTCACCTGCATGGCATTAAGGAGGTCACACATGACAGCATCACGGACAAAGTGGCCAACCTAGACCTTGTGCCAGAGGTTAAAGTTGGAGATGTGATGGAGAGGAAAACACGGGTGTCTTTGACAATTCGTTATGTTCCCAAAGTCCTAAAGTCTCGCTTAATTCTGGGAAAACGCTGA